Part of the bacterium HR11 genome is shown below.
GACGATAAGGCCCCAGGTCTCCCAGGCCGTCCGCACGTCCAGGTCCGGCGGACGGGTCCGTTCGACCCGGGCGCCGGCCCGGGCCAGGGCGTCGGCGAGGGCCTCCAAGGCCGACCGGGTGTCGGCGCTGACCGGAGCCTCGGGGAATTCGTCGGTCCATGCGATCCGACAGGCCCGGAGGTCCGGCCCCGGGACGGGTTCGACCGGTACAGGCGGGACCTCCCAGTGACGTCCGTCCGGACCGGCCAGGACGAGCAGGGCCAGCCGCAGGTCCTCGACCGACCGGGCCAGGGGGCCGGCGACCAGCATGTGGCGGATGCCGCGGGGCCGGCCCGGAAGTTCGGGGATGTGGCCGGCCGTCGAGACGAGGCCCTCCGTCGGCTTGAAGCCGAACACGCCGCAAAAGTGGGCCGGGACCCGAATCGACCCCCCGATGTCGCTTCCGACGTCTAAGGGCGAGAGCCCGGCCGCCACGGCCGCCGCGCCCCCGCCGGTACTCCCGCCGGCCGTCCGGTCCGGCGACCACGGGTTGCGGGTCAGCCCGAATACAGGGCTCCGGGTCTGGAAGTCCATCGCCAGCATGGGCGTATTCGTCTTGCCCAGGACGATGGCCCCGGCCGCCCGCAGGCGGGCGACGACCGTGGCGTCCCGCCCCGGGACGTACCGGGCCAGGGGCGGATAGCTGGCCGTCGTCCGCAGGCCGACCGTCTCGAAGACGTCCTTGACGGTCACGGGGACCCCGTGGAGGGGTCCCCAGGTCTCGCCCCGGGCGAGGGCGGCGTCGGCCTCCCGGGCCATCCGGAGGGCCCGCTCGGCGTCCAGCGTGACGACGGCATTCAACATGGGGTTGTACGTCTCGATCCGCTTCAGGAGCGCCTCGACCAGTTCCTGGGAAGACACCCGCCGCTCCCGGATGACCCGGGCCATCGTCATGACTGTAAGGGAAGCCAGATCGTCCATGCCCCCAGCCTTCCACCTCTACTTCGAGGCGTCGTGACGGCGTGATGAGGTCTCGTCAGGACTCCAGACTCGAACCAGTCTCATAGATCCGACGGGACGGGATCGGACCCCGATATCTGACCCCAGACCATAGACCCTAGAACCCCTGGGCCCAAGCTGGTCTGTGGTCTATGGTCCATGGTCGGATTTATGAGATCGCTTGTAATAGGACTACCTCCCAGGATAGGCATGAAGAATGAGGCGTGGGAATCCAAGCTCCGCTCGCCCGAGCGGGGTCGCCAGCCTCCAGACCATTCGCTATTCGCAGACTTGTCAGATGGGCATCGTCACGAAGCTTGCCTGTTAAGGGCTCCGCATCTCCAAAGTCTAAAGGTCTCTCACCCGATATCCAAGACCCGGCCTGGGGCCCTTACAAATCCCGCCCGTGGTGGTGGCATCCGGAGGCAAAGCAGTTCTTTTTGTTCGTCCCCATGCTCCCGGTATGGCACGTGTTGCACCAGCACCAGCCGTTGACCTTCGTGTCCGTCGTATTGTTGTTCGTGACCGAGTAGCCCGGCCCGCAGTCCGAAGGGACGGCTTGGGTCCCGTCCTTGCTGAGGACGACGGTCCGGAGATGGAAGAGGTTGGTAGACTGGTGACGGGGGTCATGGCAGGCTGTACAGGGTAGGGTATCTCCCTTCGCCCATCCGTAACCGGACTTGAGGGAGGGACTTCCAGTATCCGTACCGTGCACGTCGGGACCGTAGCTTCCGCCGGCCGTATAGGCGTCCCGGATGTCCATGAGGGCGTTCGTCGGGGGTCGGACTGTAGGTGGGTAAGACCCGTCGTGGCAGTCCAGGCACCACTCGCTCTGGAAATCCGAGCCGGCCCACGTCTGACCCGGGGCGGGGACGCGGCCGTCGGTGGAATCCGGGTCGGCCACCAGGCGGGAGGCCGGGGGGTTCGTACCCGAAGCCCGGTGGGGGTCATGACAGTGGACGCACTCGATCTTGGCCCCGCTTCGGGCTTGGTCGGCATCCCTCACGTCGTGACGTGTATTGAGGTTCAGATTGTTCCACTGGCCAGCCCCGGCGGCGACCCAGAGGTCATTCTCAAAGGCGGTTCGCACGTCGGTGGCGGCCGGACTTCCGTCGTGGCACGTGTAGCAGAGCCGCTCCTCCCGGTCGACCGTCAGGCGCGGGTAGACGCCGCCAGCGCCGTCCGGCCATCCGTGGGGCCAGTGACACGAAAAGCAGGTCCCCGTCAGAGATGCGGGAATCGGGCGGTTCCTCAGGGCCGAGGCGCCCCGGGCCGGGGGCCACAGCTCGGTGCCCGTCGAGTCCGTATAGGCGTAGTCCGAACCGTACTGGCCGCCGGGCCAGCGGGCCGCCAGGCTCGTGAAGTGGGAGCCGCCCGGCGGGAGCGAATGACACTGCGTGCACAGGGCGGCCAGGGACTGACTCAGCAGGTAGCCATCGCCAGTCCCCCGTTCTTTCAGGACATAAGGGTCGCCGGCCGTGATGGGAGCGGCCAGGGGGTCGCTCCAGCAGACCGTGTTTGTCGTATTCGATACGACGATCCGCCGTTGGTACCATTTCCTGAGGTCCGACCCAGCCGTGTTAAGGACCTTCAGCTCCCACCCGACGAGGGCGTTCGGCGTCCAGGCGGCGTCGCTGTCGGTCAGGCACACGTCACTGCCGGCCTCGGCGATGCCCCGGTACTGGGTCCGGCTGTAGGTGTAGTGGACGCCGTGACAGCTCAGGCAGGCGACCTTCCCGTCGAGGAGCTCCAGGTGGGGTGGCGTCCGGTAGTCCGGTCGGCTGGGGATAGGGACGTCGACGGGATGGGACGAATACGGAGGCGTCGGGCTCCACCGGACCCCGTGACACTGCTGGCACATCAGGGTCCGGGAGACCCACAGGAAGGGAAAGCCGTTCCGATGGTTGTGGACGTCGTGACACGTCGAGCAGACGACCTTTCCGTCCTCCAGGTTCCGGGCCATGTTCGAGTCCAGGGGCGGCTGGGCACCGTAGCCGGGCTGGTCGGCAGGGACCTCAAATCCGTGGCTGGTCCCCGACGTACCCGGCAGGCCCTGGTCTCCGTAGTCCAGGGTGAACCGGGCGGCCGACCCCGTCGGGGAGTGACACAGCTTACACAGGTTCACGATCCCTCCGACGAGGGTCAGCCGGGTCCCGGGGGCGCCTTTGATACGGTGGCAACTCGTGCACTGGATCCAGTTCTCAGGGCTATGGGGATAGTCTGTCGCCCCGGTCTTTCGGGGGCATCCCCCCACGCCGATGAGCACGACGAGAAGGACGAAACGTCCGAGCGAGAGGCCCCTTCGTCCCTTCATGGCCGCACTTCTCCGGCGACGCGCTCGACCCGAGCACGCGCCGAGTCGGCGATCACACTCCCGACGGGTTCACAACGGTTCAGCCGAGCGTGCCATTCGACTAAGGGCGGCCCCGAAGCCCACCGGCAGGTCTCGACCGGGACCCGCTCGGCCTCGATGACCAGCCGGTCATTGCCGGTATCGGCGACCACCCGGCAGGCCGCGGCTTTTGCCATGTCCGAGGGATTCCGCCACTGGCCGGGTCCTGTCCCGTACTCGCCCGTCCGTCCCAGCAGGCCGCCCGTAGCCAGGTCGAACTGGAGCCGCTGGCTTAAGTGCCCGTCCAGGACGTCCAGGGTATCGTCCTGCACGACGAGAGCGACCGGATATTCCAGGAGCCCCTGGCCGTACGTCCCCAGGGCCTGGGCCCATCGCAGGTCCGTCTGGTAGACCCGCACGACGGGCTGGTTCTTCTGGAAATAAGAGGGCAGACCCATGTCGGTCACGAGGAGTCGATATTCGAGGCCCATCGGCTCCTGGACCAACTGAAGGGCTGTCGGGAATATCAGACCCCCGATTAGGACTTCCCGGCGGCCGTCCATATCCATCCGTAGGACGTGGCCCTTGCCGTTGTCCAGAATCAGGACGGCCTCTTCGCCAAAGGCAAAATCCACGGGCCGGTCCAGCAGACCGGCGTCCTGCCAGCATCGAAAGTCCAACTGACGGCCCCGGGCCGATACCGAGAAGACGGCGTTCAGGGCATCGTCGCCGACCCAGAGGCGACCGGCCCCGTCCAGGGCCACGCCGACGGGCCGAAGGAATTCCAAGACATACCGGACGCGGGGATGGGTCCACCAGAAGACCTGGCCCCGCTCGGTCTGGGCGACCGCCAGCATCGGGGGACCCTCTTCCGGGGATGCCGCATCCGCTTCGGGCCGAACGCCCAGGGCCACGGACGTCGGAGCCGCCAGGGCGATAAAGGGTCCGTCCCCCGGAGGGGTTCCCCACAAGACGCCCAGGGTCGCGCCCAGAAGTCCCAGACTTTCTATCAGCCATGCAATCTCCCACCGACGCCACCGTCCCATGTCCTCGGTCTCCTTTTCAGTCTCCCAGGCAGATGGACAGTAGGCCCGTAGAGAGTCCCTCAGAACGCCGGGCGTCATACCGGCGTCCCGACCGACTCCCCACCTTCCCGTCGGCCTGTCTGCCGATGTCCCACCTGCCCATTGCACTCACCGATAGATCGGCGGCCGCTCGGGGCCCTGGACGAAGGGGAGAGGCCGCTGGACCAAGAACCGCACGTCCCACCAGGCCCGCCCGGCCGGCCCCGAGATCTGATAGTTAGTCCCGACCACCGTGAACCGGAATCGGCCGACCTGCCACCGAAGGTCTCCCCGGGCCGTCCGATAGCGGGTCCCGTTCGCCCGGCCAGCGGTGTAGGTCAGACCCGCCGTGACTGGACCCAGACGGAGAGGTGCCAGGGTCGCGCTCCAGAACCGCTGACGGTGGGGGACTCCATTCCAAACCGTATCCGAGGCCTCGGCCCGAAGCTGAACCCGGAGTCGAGGCCAGTTGAGTTGAGCCCCGACGTGGGGCCGCTTTAGCGTGGCCTGGACCGAACCGGAGGTCACTTGCTCCCATCCCCAGCGGGCAAACGCAAAGAGGTGGACCCGGTCGACCAGGAAGCCCGTCCATGAAATCCCGCTCCGGAAGGACCGGCTCTCATAGCCGGGCCCGATCGGACGGAAGGCGTAGTCCCCGCCGGCCTCCCCGCGAAGCCGTCCCCGCCCGAGAGCGTGCTCGGCCGACCCCGTCAAGCCGGCGCCGTAGCCCAGGCCCTCGGATTCGGTCCCCGTATAGTACGAGACTTCCACGCTGGGCGTCAGGTAGAAGGACCATCCCCGCCAGGTGGGGCCCCATCCCAGGCCTGTACGGACCGAGCCGGTGCTCGCGTAGGTGCCCCGAAACGTCTGAAGACTCACGGCGGGCTCTATCACGAAGCGAAGATTCGCCCTGAGGGGGGCTTCATAGCGACCAGTCCCGTTCGCCCAGAGGAAGTCGGGCATCCGGGTCAGCTGGACGTTCCCGAAGAGGTACTTTCGGCGTGCTTCGTCGGTGCGATTGAAGTCGGCCCAGAAGAACGTCGTGTCCCGCCAGAACTGAAGTGTCGCCAGGAGATAGGCGGGGACGTCGACCCGCCGGGTCCAGGTGGTTTGAATTTGAAAGGTCTGAAACCGTTCCGGCGCTTCATAGCGGAAGAGGTCAGCCTGCAAGGTCCATCGATATCGCGGTCGGGACCGGTAGAGAGCGGCCATCCAGTGCTGAAATCGGCTCTCCCGGGAAAAGTCTAATGTCTCGAAGTTCACGGACGTCCGGTCGTACCGGAATTCCGCCCACCGGGAGGCCAGACCTGCAGAGAGCGTCTGCTCTATGCGGGTCGTCTCGAAGGGGACCGCCCAGGGGGTCTCCGTATCGCTGGACTGTTCGGTCGTATCGACTTGACGAAAGGCCCGAAGGTTCAGGGTCACGGGCCGGTACGGCAGGAACGTCAACCGGAGGTCGTACGGAGAACGGCGGGCAATCGTGAAGCGCTGAACAGGTTGGCCCCGCCATCGTTCCCCCTCCAAGAATCCCCGGCCGTAAAAGCTCAAGAACCGGCGGTGATAGATGTAGCCCCGCCCCTCCAAGAAGACGCCCCACATCATGCGGTCGGCCAGGAGCCTCTGGTCGCCCCATCGGAGGCGGGTTCGCTGGAATTCGTAGCGGAGGTCGGCCGAGAGGCTTCGAATCCGGCCCGGTGAGGGCGTGGCCCCGAGGATGCCGGCCAAAACGCCAACCATGAGGAAGAGTGGCCGCTTCATGGGACCCCTCCCCGCCGGCCGGGCTACTCCCCCGCCTTGAAAGGGCGGGGCGTCCCAACGGGCCGCGGGCCATCACCCGTGACGACCCGCGGCCGTCCAAAGGTGTACGTTCAGAATTCCCGATTCAGGGTTACAGGTTGTGACAGCTCTCG
Proteins encoded:
- the aam gene encoding Acylamidase — translated: MDDLASLTVMTMARVIRERRVSSQELVEALLKRIETYNPMLNAVVTLDAERALRMAREADAALARGETWGPLHGVPVTVKDVFETVGLRTTASYPPLARYVPGRDATVVARLRAAGAIVLGKTNTPMLAMDFQTRSPVFGLTRNPWSPDRTAGGSTGGGAAAVAAGLSPLDVGSDIGGSIRVPAHFCGVFGFKPTEGLVSTAGHIPELPGRPRGIRHMLVAGPLARSVEDLRLALLVLAGPDGRHWEVPPVPVEPVPGPDLRACRIAWTDEFPEAPVSADTRSALEALADALARAGARVERTRPPDLDVRTAWETWGLIVGTEIGSATPTLLRRLLRIQFRLWSRGSPMIRAAVQGAALQMTRYAEALTRRDRLIGVVERFLSDWDAWICPVALRPAFPHWKTGRPIPVDGRRVPYWIVGIGYTCIFNLTGHPVVVVPVGRSSEGLPIGVQVVGRRWEDLRLLGVAERIAEVVGPPPIPELVRQQEVTK